In Synechococcus sp. PCC 6312, one genomic interval encodes:
- the rph gene encoding ribonuclease PH — MTWQRPDGRDWQQLRPVSFQRNFTQFTPGSVLASCGQTRVLCTVSVRPGVPKFLEGSGQGWLTAEYRMLPSATPQRQERELYKLSGRTQEIQRLIGRSLRAALDLGGLGERTILVDADVLQADAGTRTTAITGGYVALVDALLLLINQGELSQLPIKHQVAAVSVGLVENQPCLDLNYPEDLAAMVDFNVVMTEHLELLEVQGTAESGSFSRHQLNQMLDLAEIGIKELLDLQNQALAT, encoded by the coding sequence ATGACTTGGCAACGACCCGATGGCCGCGACTGGCAGCAACTCCGGCCGGTCAGTTTTCAGCGTAATTTTACTCAATTCACCCCTGGTTCCGTTTTGGCCAGTTGTGGGCAAACCAGGGTTTTATGTACAGTTTCCGTCCGACCGGGGGTGCCTAAATTTTTAGAAGGATCTGGCCAGGGTTGGTTAACGGCAGAATATCGGATGCTACCCAGCGCAACGCCACAACGCCAAGAACGAGAATTGTATAAGTTGTCGGGCCGGACTCAAGAAATTCAACGCTTGATTGGGCGAAGTTTACGGGCTGCCTTAGATTTGGGGGGCCTGGGGGAGCGAACCATCTTAGTGGATGCCGATGTTTTACAGGCCGATGCGGGAACCAGAACCACGGCAATTACGGGCGGGTATGTGGCCTTAGTGGATGCCTTGTTGCTGCTGATCAATCAAGGAGAACTGTCCCAGTTGCCGATCAAGCATCAAGTGGCGGCCGTATCCGTGGGCCTGGTGGAAAATCAACCCTGTTTGGATCTCAATTATCCCGAAGACTTAGCCGCAATGGTGGATTTTAACGTGGTCATGACTGAACATCTCGAATTATTAGAAGTCCAAGGCACGGCCGAATCCGGTAGCTTTAGCCGTCATCAACTCAATCAGATGTTGGATTTAGCTGAAATTGGCATCAAGGAATTGCTGGACTTGCAAAACCAGGCCCTGGCCACCTAA
- the groL gene encoding chaperonin GroEL (60 kDa chaperone family; promotes refolding of misfolded polypeptides especially under stressful conditions; forms two stacked rings of heptamers to form a barrel-shaped 14mer; ends can be capped by GroES; misfolded proteins enter the barrel where they are refolded when GroES binds) encodes MSKIVIFHEESRRSLEKGINALADAVRITLGPKGRNVVIEKSYGAPQIINDGVTIAKEIELEDPLENTGAQLMREVASKTNDVVGDGTTTATVLAQALIQEGLKNVAAGANPVALRRGIDKAIAAVVTGIEAVAKPVTGDMIAQVASVSAGNDPEVGAMIAKAMNKVGKDGVITVEESKSLSTELEVVEGMQFDRGYISPYFVTDAERMIAEFNDAFLLIVDKKISSIQDLIPALEGVARSGRPLVILAEDIEGEALATLVVNKLRGVLNTIAIKAPAFGDRRKAMLQDIAVLTGGQVISEEIGLTLDQVEVGMLGQASKVTVTKDTTTILSSGGTEAAVKERVAQIRKQLEASDSEYDKEKLQERIAKLAGGVAVIKVGAATETELKDRKLRIEDALNATKAAVAEGIVPGGGTTLLHLTEKITALLPTLSGEEQTGAKIVIKALEAPLAQIANNAGQEGAVVVENVRAADFNIGFNAATGAYEDLIASGIIDPAKVVRSGLQNAGSVAGLVLTTEALVVEKPEPKSAMPAGGPGGMGGMGGMGGMGGMGMM; translated from the coding sequence ATGAGTAAAATCGTCATTTTCCACGAAGAATCCCGCCGCTCACTCGAAAAAGGGATTAATGCCCTGGCCGATGCCGTGCGGATTACCCTCGGCCCCAAAGGCAGAAATGTTGTGATTGAAAAAAGCTATGGCGCGCCCCAAATCATTAATGACGGTGTCACCATTGCCAAAGAAATTGAACTTGAAGATCCCCTCGAAAACACGGGCGCGCAGTTAATGCGGGAAGTCGCCTCCAAAACCAATGATGTGGTTGGTGATGGCACAACAACCGCGACGGTTTTAGCCCAGGCCCTGATCCAAGAAGGCCTGAAAAATGTGGCTGCCGGAGCCAACCCTGTGGCCTTACGCCGAGGAATTGATAAAGCCATTGCCGCGGTGGTGACGGGGATTGAAGCCGTTGCTAAACCAGTGACTGGCGATATGATTGCCCAGGTGGCCAGTGTTTCCGCCGGTAATGACCCGGAAGTGGGAGCCATGATTGCCAAAGCCATGAATAAAGTCGGCAAAGATGGGGTGATCACCGTAGAGGAATCCAAATCCCTCAGCACCGAACTTGAAGTCGTGGAAGGGATGCAGTTTGACCGCGGCTACATTTCCCCCTACTTTGTCACCGATGCCGAGCGGATGATCGCTGAATTTAACGATGCCTTCTTGCTGATTGTGGACAAAAAAATCAGCAGCATCCAAGACTTAATTCCTGCCCTGGAAGGGGTAGCCCGTTCTGGCCGTCCGTTAGTGATTTTGGCGGAAGACATTGAAGGCGAGGCCCTAGCTACCTTGGTGGTCAACAAACTCCGGGGAGTCCTCAACACCATTGCTATCAAGGCTCCAGCCTTTGGGGATCGCCGCAAAGCCATGTTGCAGGATATTGCCGTTCTCACGGGCGGACAGGTCATCTCGGAAGAAATTGGTCTCACCTTAGATCAAGTAGAGGTCGGAATGCTCGGCCAGGCCAGTAAGGTGACGGTGACGAAAGACACGACGACGATCCTCAGCAGTGGCGGGACAGAAGCTGCCGTGAAGGAACGGGTCGCCCAAATCCGCAAACAACTGGAAGCGAGCGATTCTGAATACGACAAGGAAAAACTCCAGGAACGGATTGCCAAATTGGCCGGCGGTGTGGCGGTGATCAAAGTTGGGGCGGCCACGGAAACCGAACTCAAGGATCGCAAACTTCGGATTGAAGATGCCCTGAATGCCACCAAAGCCGCCGTTGCCGAGGGGATTGTGCCGGGGGGTGGGACAACTCTGTTGCATTTAACTGAGAAAATCACGGCTCTCTTGCCCACGCTGTCCGGGGAAGAACAGACCGGAGCCAAAATTGTCATCAAGGCCTTGGAAGCTCCCCTGGCCCAAATTGCCAATAATGCCGGTCAAGAAGGGGCTGTGGTTGTCGAAAATGTCCGGGCGGCTGACTTCAACATCGGGTTTAATGCGGCCACTGGCGCCTATGAAGACCTGATTGCCTCCGGGATTATTGACCCAGCCAAAGTCGTGCGTTCGGGCCTGCAAAATGCCGGTTCTGTCGCTGGACTGGTCTTAACCACTGAAGCCTTGGTTGTCGAAAAGCCTGAACCCAAATCTGCAATGCCGGCCGGTGGGCCTGGTGGTATGGGCGGGATGGGTGGCATGGGAGGAATGGGCGGGATGGGCATGATGTAG